The Crocosphaera sp. UHCC 0190 genome has a window encoding:
- a CDS encoding pentapeptide repeat-containing protein has translation MMKITCLSLTSVLTVVGLSFPAQAENFNHLNQLLSTKQCQLCDLTGSGLVMADLSGASLIGANLAGANLSQANLAGADLRGANLTGTSLYGANLTGANLGSAIFNGTDLREAYLTNANLMGTNLGQAYVQGAKGIANNAGTPELFYGWGLIETKEGNYQEAIENHNKALALNPEFAPAYLARGYALLRLGNEQGAILNAKAASQLYEKQENLQGQETSDNFVKNIEAVQEARKKDKGNPQLDSIVRGVAGLMLQFLLKGGI, from the coding sequence ATGATGAAAATTACTTGTCTGAGTTTAACCAGTGTATTAACTGTTGTCGGTTTATCCTTTCCTGCACAAGCGGAAAATTTCAACCATCTTAATCAGTTATTGTCTACAAAACAATGTCAGTTATGTGATTTAACTGGTTCAGGTTTAGTGATGGCAGATCTTTCAGGAGCATCTTTGATCGGCGCAAATTTAGCCGGAGCAAATCTTTCTCAGGCCAATTTAGCGGGGGCCGATCTTAGGGGAGCAAATTTAACAGGAACTTCTTTGTATGGGGCGAATTTAACAGGTGCCAATTTAGGTAGTGCGATCTTTAATGGGACAGATTTACGGGAAGCTTATTTAACCAATGCTAATCTCATGGGAACGAATTTAGGGCAAGCTTATGTGCAAGGCGCAAAAGGCATTGCTAATAATGCAGGAACCCCTGAATTATTTTATGGATGGGGATTAATTGAAACGAAAGAAGGGAATTATCAAGAAGCCATTGAAAATCATAATAAAGCTCTGGCATTAAATCCTGAATTTGCTCCTGCTTATTTAGCCAGAGGTTATGCTTTATTACGGTTAGGGAATGAACAGGGGGCAATTCTGAATGCAAAAGCGGCTTCACAATTGTATGAGAAACAAGAAAATCTTCAAGGGCAAGAAACCTCTGATAATTTTGTTAAAAATATTGAGGCTGTTCAAGAGGCGAGAAAGAAAGATAAGGGCAATCCGCAATTAGACAGTATTGTGAGGGGAGTTGCGGGTTTGATGTTACAATTTTTGCTGAAAGGCGGGATTTAA
- a CDS encoding sensor histidine kinase produces the protein MPLIRIINQQQTRFNKMTLRVRLTAWYILLLGVTLGLFSVYLYGLLKHNLSRQMDRTLEVTVSETLNLLIEQQGKIKLKHTLGSDSVIHNLTEAGFVVRLTSRDGNVWDGFGHYQLLPQFVSQEIGFTNIKAQDKLWRIYSLKISLLNTQGWLQVSQPLQSVSKTLDHLLALMLLSFPLVLMIAACGGLFLADRALSPIERIIRTAEAINQDEITCRINYQGSLDEVGRLANTLDRMLDRLQTALDHERRFTADASHELRTPLTVIKGRIGVTLSRLRSPQEYVNTLQQLDQEVDRLIRLANGLLFLTRLEQESLVTQTVELSHLLEILVEQLAPLAETKNIEIIQNIELNLIVYGHADYLTSLFLNLLDNAIKYTPNQGMITVTTALVDKGVNIVFTNTGLGISPQDLPHLFERFYRVEEARSRQTGGAGLGLAIAYEIARLHQGFISVDSQPNQITTFTVNLPFQ, from the coding sequence ATGCCCTTAATCAGAATCATTAATCAGCAGCAGACTCGCTTTAATAAAATGACCTTAAGGGTTCGTTTAACTGCTTGGTATATTTTGTTATTAGGGGTAACTTTAGGGTTGTTTAGTGTTTATTTATATGGTCTGTTAAAACATAATCTTTCTCGGCAAATGGACAGAACTTTAGAAGTAACAGTTTCGGAAACCCTTAATCTTCTAATTGAGCAACAAGGAAAAATTAAACTTAAGCATACTTTAGGATCAGATTCAGTTATTCATAATCTAACTGAAGCTGGTTTTGTGGTGCGTTTAACTTCCAGAGATGGTAATGTTTGGGATGGGTTTGGACACTATCAATTATTACCGCAATTTGTCTCTCAAGAAATAGGCTTTACTAATATTAAAGCTCAAGATAAATTATGGCGAATTTATAGTTTAAAAATCTCTCTTTTAAATACTCAAGGTTGGTTACAGGTAAGTCAACCTTTGCAATCAGTATCAAAAACTTTAGACCATCTATTAGCGTTAATGTTGTTAAGTTTTCCCCTGGTTTTAATGATTGCTGCTTGTGGGGGATTATTTTTAGCTGATCGCGCTTTAAGTCCTATTGAAAGGATTATTCGCACCGCAGAAGCCATTAATCAGGATGAAATTACTTGCCGTATTAACTATCAAGGTTCTCTCGATGAAGTAGGACGATTAGCGAATACTTTAGACCGAATGTTAGATCGATTACAAACAGCTTTAGATCATGAAAGACGATTTACTGCTGATGCTTCTCATGAACTTCGTACCCCCTTAACAGTAATCAAAGGACGCATCGGCGTAACCTTAAGTCGTCTGCGTAGTCCTCAAGAATATGTTAACACTTTACAACAGCTAGATCAAGAGGTTGATCGCTTAATTCGCTTGGCTAATGGTTTATTATTTTTAACCCGTTTAGAACAAGAAAGTTTAGTCACTCAAACCGTAGAGTTAAGTCATTTATTAGAGATTTTAGTGGAACAATTAGCCCCTTTAGCTGAAACCAAAAATATTGAAATTATTCAAAATATTGAGCTTAATTTAATCGTTTATGGTCATGCTGATTATTTAACCAGTTTGTTTTTAAATCTCTTAGATAATGCCATTAAATATACCCCTAATCAGGGAATGATTACGGTAACGACAGCCCTAGTAGATAAAGGAGTAAACATCGTTTTTACTAATACAGGCTTGGGCATTTCTCCCCAAGATTTACCCCATCTTTTTGAACGATTTTATCGGGTAGAAGAAGCTCGCTCTCGACAAACTGGAGGGGCAGGATTAGGATTAGCGATTGCTTATGAAATCGCCCGTTTACATCAAGGATTTATTAGCGTTGATAGTCAACCAAATCAGATCACAACCTTCACTGTTAATTTGCCTTTCCAATAA
- a CDS encoding response regulator transcription factor, translating to MRILLIEDESGIAQFISQGLKEIGYIVSVAKDGKEGKDYLEMSEYDIIILDIMLPRIDGLQLLQEIRQQQILTPVLLLTARDRIEDRVKGLDYGADDYLVKPFAFSELLARLRALQRRPPLQVNTLLQLADLTMDLPTREVRRGSQLIELSPLEFKLLEYLLRNANQVLSRTQIGEHVWNLDFYSESNVVDVYVGYLRRKIDRDFDTALLHTIRGVGYCLKCP from the coding sequence ATGCGAATTTTATTAATTGAAGATGAATCAGGAATTGCTCAATTTATTAGTCAAGGACTCAAAGAAATTGGTTATATAGTTAGTGTGGCGAAAGATGGGAAAGAAGGTAAAGATTATCTAGAAATGTCCGAGTATGACATCATTATTTTGGATATTATGCTCCCCAGAATTGACGGATTACAATTACTTCAAGAAATTCGTCAACAACAAATTTTAACCCCTGTTTTGTTACTAACGGCTAGAGATCGCATTGAAGATCGGGTTAAAGGCCTTGATTATGGCGCAGATGACTACTTAGTAAAACCCTTTGCTTTTTCTGAATTATTAGCCCGTTTACGGGCCTTACAACGTCGTCCCCCCTTGCAAGTTAATACCCTTTTACAGTTAGCTGATTTAACCATGGATTTACCCACCAGAGAAGTGAGAAGGGGAAGCCAATTAATTGAGTTGAGTCCCTTAGAATTTAAACTGTTAGAATATTTGTTACGCAATGCCAATCAAGTCTTAAGTCGGACACAAATTGGGGAACACGTTTGGAATTTAGATTTTTATAGCGAATCCAATGTCGTCGATGTTTATGTGGGATATTTACGACGAAAAATTGATCGAGATTTTGACACAGCTTTATTACATACTATACGAGGAGTCGGTTATTGTTTAAAATGCCCTTAA
- a CDS encoding DUF6679 family protein — protein sequence MLHRKIYQLCTENREVCLFLRDQQRWIEAATIVSLEGDLVTIRYETEEDDEISSWEEMVRLESIGAVSQKLASVSRYNSDITVSDDCPEAEQIHPRYPESNQD from the coding sequence ATGCTACACCGCAAGATTTATCAACTCTGTACAGAAAACCGAGAGGTTTGTCTTTTCTTGCGGGATCAACAACGTTGGATCGAGGCAGCGACTATTGTTTCTTTGGAAGGAGACTTAGTCACCATTCGTTATGAAACCGAAGAAGACGACGAAATTAGTTCTTGGGAAGAAATGGTGAGACTTGAAAGTATTGGGGCAGTCAGTCAAAAGCTGGCCTCTGTTTCCCGATATAATTCTGATATTACTGTCTCTGATGATTGTCCCGAAGCAGAACAAATTCATCCCCGTTATCCTGAGTCAAACCAAGACTAA
- a CDS encoding flavin reductase — protein MSPITSDRLINLDLNQPLWDRFFSVAPLVIIGSKEADGSYDLAPKHLAMPFGWDNYFGFICTPRHGTYQNIRRETVFTVSFPQPDQVLFASLAAAPRCDHDHKPSLSVLPTFPASTVDGVLLQQGYLFLECQLDRIIDGFGENSLIVGKIAAAQVQTAALRRCDRDDQDILLDVPLLVYLSPGRYTTINHSFSFPFHAGFKR, from the coding sequence ATGTCTCCTATTACTAGCGATCGCCTAATTAATCTCGATCTTAACCAACCTTTATGGGATCGTTTCTTTTCTGTTGCACCTTTGGTTATCATTGGCAGTAAGGAAGCAGATGGCAGTTATGATCTCGCCCCGAAACATTTGGCCATGCCCTTTGGATGGGATAATTATTTTGGCTTTATCTGTACCCCTCGTCATGGCACTTATCAAAATATTCGCCGCGAAACAGTCTTTACTGTCAGTTTTCCTCAACCTGATCAAGTTCTATTCGCTAGTTTAGCAGCCGCTCCCCGTTGTGACCATGATCACAAACCTAGCTTATCGGTTTTACCGACTTTCCCTGCTTCAACCGTTGACGGAGTGTTACTACAGCAAGGTTATTTGTTCCTAGAATGCCAATTAGACCGTATCATAGACGGTTTTGGGGAGAATAGCTTAATTGTCGGAAAAATTGCAGCCGCGCAGGTGCAAACAGCAGCTTTAAGACGTTGCGATCGAGATGACCAAGATATTTTACTCGATGTTCCTCTCTTAGTTTATCTGTCCCCTGGACGCTATACAACCATTAATCATAGCTTTTCCTTCCCCTTTCATGCCGGGTTTAAACGGTGA
- a CDS encoding M20 family metallopeptidase encodes MLTSTLNSQVSKRLLDYLHSRQGGMVELLKQLVLAESPSTVPTAQKQVLSLLKNALETRNYRVRLIPGKTNGGHLLATPKHRIKSQPRQLLLGHCDTVWPLGTLETMPLIQQNGKLYGPGVYDMKGGLIQTIFALESLLYCDLIPTVTPVFLINSDEEIGSKESTPYIRKLVQGCDRVFVMEPSLGETGQLKTRRKGVGRFTIKVVGKAAHAGLEPEKGASAILELSFVIQQLFALNNPEKGITVNVGTIDGGIRSNVIAPESQAVVDVRVLHQKDAQFIESQILSLQPTTPGTQLIITGGIGRPPMEKTPESEKLWQQAYNMASDLGLDLTEATAGGGSDGNTTNRYAPTLDGLGAVGDAAHSPGEFIYLDTLAERSALLARLLLDPPLL; translated from the coding sequence ATGTTAACATCTACCCTAAATTCCCAAGTTTCTAAACGACTGTTAGACTATCTCCACAGTCGTCAAGGGGGAATGGTAGAACTTTTAAAACAGTTAGTTTTAGCAGAGTCTCCTTCAACGGTTCCCACTGCTCAAAAACAGGTCTTATCCTTACTCAAAAATGCCCTAGAAACCCGTAATTATCGGGTGCGTCTTATTCCTGGTAAAACTAACGGAGGACACCTCTTAGCAACTCCAAAACACCGTATTAAATCACAACCCAGACAACTCTTATTAGGTCATTGTGATACAGTTTGGCCCTTGGGAACCTTAGAAACTATGCCCTTAATACAACAAAATGGCAAACTTTACGGCCCCGGTGTTTATGATATGAAAGGAGGATTAATACAAACTATTTTCGCCTTAGAAAGTCTTTTATACTGTGATTTGATACCAACTGTAACCCCTGTTTTTTTGATCAACTCCGATGAAGAAATAGGCAGTAAAGAGTCTACCCCTTATATTCGCAAATTAGTCCAAGGATGCGATCGCGTCTTCGTCATGGAACCCTCTTTAGGGGAAACGGGACAGTTAAAAACCCGTCGTAAAGGGGTGGGACGTTTTACGATCAAAGTCGTCGGAAAAGCGGCCCATGCAGGGTTAGAACCGGAAAAAGGCGCGAGTGCTATTTTAGAATTATCCTTTGTCATTCAACAATTATTTGCCCTCAATAACCCCGAAAAAGGCATTACCGTTAATGTGGGAACCATTGACGGGGGTATTCGTTCCAATGTGATCGCCCCTGAAAGTCAGGCCGTGGTTGATGTGCGGGTACTCCATCAAAAAGATGCCCAATTTATTGAGTCTCAAATACTCAGTTTACAACCCACCACCCCAGGCACACAATTAATCATTACAGGAGGTATCGGACGACCCCCGATGGAAAAAACCCCAGAAAGCGAAAAACTCTGGCAACAGGCTTATAATATGGCTTCTGACTTGGGTTTAGACCTTACAGAAGCCACCGCAGGAGGAGGATCGGATGGTAATACCACTAACCGTTATGCCCCCACCTTAGACGGTTTAGGGGCAGTAGGAGACGCGGCCCATTCTCCTGGAGAATTTATCTATCTTGATACTTTAGCAGAGCGATCAGCTTTGTTGGCCCGGTTGTTACTTGATCCTCCTTTGTTGTGA
- a CDS encoding formylglycine-generating enzyme family protein — translation MTTKLSSYEFEVVTVNPQGEITQRDRHTTLYFLEKLEHGITLDMVAIPGGIFYMGSVKTEEGCLSSQTPQHLVTLKPFWISKYPITQGQWQTVASFPTVKQPLTSYPSSFAGLDHPVEQVSWYDALEFCARLSQYSKRSYYLPSEAQWEYACRANTNTPFHFGETITTDLANYSGIDWEYQGKICSQGSYGKGPLGEDRRTTTPVGFFGVANGFGLYDMYGNVREWCEDGWHPNYENAPDNGTPWIIAGDETKRVVRGGSWNSGPRKCRSAYRDKFDPFASLYDIGFRVVHYGDR, via the coding sequence ATGACAACTAAACTATCCTCCTATGAATTTGAGGTTGTCACAGTCAACCCCCAAGGCGAAATTACGCAACGCGATCGCCATACAACCCTTTATTTCCTGGAAAAATTAGAGCATGGTATCACCTTAGATATGGTAGCCATTCCTGGGGGAATCTTTTATATGGGTTCCGTCAAAACCGAGGAGGGTTGTTTATCCTCCCAAACCCCCCAACATCTCGTTACCCTCAAACCTTTCTGGATCAGTAAATATCCCATTACCCAAGGACAATGGCAAACTGTAGCAAGTTTCCCGACTGTTAAACAACCCTTAACCTCCTATCCGTCAAGTTTTGCGGGCCTTGATCATCCAGTAGAACAAGTATCTTGGTATGATGCCCTAGAATTTTGTGCCAGACTTTCCCAATATAGTAAGCGTTCTTATTATCTCCCCAGTGAAGCTCAATGGGAATATGCTTGTCGGGCTAATACTAACACCCCCTTTCATTTTGGCGAAACGATCACCACTGATTTAGCTAACTATTCAGGGATAGACTGGGAATATCAAGGGAAAATTTGTAGTCAGGGTTCTTATGGAAAAGGCCCTTTAGGAGAAGATAGACGCACAACAACTCCTGTGGGCTTTTTTGGTGTGGCCAATGGGTTTGGTTTATATGATATGTATGGTAATGTCCGAGAATGGTGCGAAGATGGTTGGCATCCTAATTATGAGAATGCCCCTGACAACGGAACCCCTTGGATCATAGCAGGGGATGAAACGAAACGGGTTGTTAGAGGAGGATCATGGAATAGCGGCCCCCGCAAATGTCGTTCCGCTTATCGGGATAAGTTTGATCCCTTTGCCTCTCTTTATGATATCGGCTTTCGGGTGGTTCATTATGGCGATCGCTAG
- the grxC gene encoding glutaredoxin 3 produces MTPNVEIYTWSTCPFCIRAKALLVKKGVEFTEYCIDGDNEGREVMAERANGRRSLPQIFINNQHIGGCDDIYSLESQGKLDPLLQTSVAG; encoded by the coding sequence ATGACACCTAACGTTGAAATTTACACCTGGAGTACCTGTCCTTTCTGTATTCGGGCCAAGGCACTCTTAGTCAAAAAAGGGGTTGAATTTACAGAATATTGTATTGATGGAGACAACGAAGGGCGAGAAGTGATGGCAGAAAGGGCCAATGGCCGTCGTAGTCTACCACAAATTTTTATCAACAATCAGCATATTGGTGGCTGTGATGACATATATTCCCTAGAATCCCAGGGTAAACTAGATCCGTTATTACAAACATCGGTGGCCGGATGA